One Denticeps clupeoides chromosome 3, fDenClu1.1, whole genome shotgun sequence DNA window includes the following coding sequences:
- the cdk5rap2 gene encoding CDK5 regulatory subunit-associated protein 2 isoform X2 — MRDPCRVCGTCLQGSQCRWLFGVCGRKRLAVALAGALGACELRRDGHSEFLCGRCVFLLERVVQCDTAVSQLQESHAVQVHALLNERDDICLRIRRKYLRSNGPDEVKHRPQQQGREEQDALKQDSKSTGKRKQKAAQQQARLTRHSSFHDTQHASLNQRPAPTRGLPGQTRGAAFPPPRRSSSLLSLRSLEHRQTQPLLWHAPARPHSLHSDWPRLMRSIQHRPLPRMPGSRIPVLSRSGSRSGHAHRATQPITDQMLREMEELFNDEYTPLVVEVCELKQSEVCRLESVAKKLTEDLNSMKCKNQELQTDNQELSGKLDEKGGELEAEKKNAVKRDKTIQGLSLVLKEKEKEIEELYRELEDRDAALVKAREAIHKAQLQKYQGAEEQQSLLLERQAELSRLQAELHASVCESRRLERSVSGRDAEIQRLTDEIRQLQEELEQLQQQKQRADKTINDLQNQLKKLKGELQMRESEKAREQSEELEESRRREHTHESTVHRLTHTLTHKEQQLQEYMDLIRDMELDRTAAGSDVLVCKLRERLKEKEELLERAQDEKFAAVEDKENELHQLQLRLREKERDLERLNNLLGHNQETINGLDALVKERDVELQQHLNSLKNLQRSQQTTEDNLNRALRERDALIQQLQNSMQSKSKELEELAATLLSQSQPEGRDLAERLSVRLRVAEVSIEDGLKERERLLTEHQSIVNTLLNTISSKEQLLQESTEQHARVLREREAELQELHRQLTHAQQQLNNTHAHTATAKQEGHLIAAQLRTQLAEKEDIINKLLEQGQERDRYLFELKSETTHPQVLELRQTIELLQQQLEEREEFSEKVVDDQEKGAKKSIALLKKQLVQKTEALNKALRREEELQSLVSKLEERLGDQTANIETLAHTISSKGEIISPLQRAECRSPGPPQRQSTSVGGDSQKEVLPPSSALHIEWEGLNRALRMEQQLYSNLVRAVKQQDSIALLQALQLELTAVQLLRQQLEAGIHGNEQLREQLETEMQRANQKEGAELQSLRVALEEARRWNTSLQARLGQIQSRGGGVGQSSDTADSYMIADQTSYMSICLGEEPKAELDELSVSQLRLKVAELQALNAELQKKAGLTTKFSSHSQHLSSSEMLHTNGERMTDISTQTEFIDTSQTSEEGDVGVLHGPRDQDRVILRSLLSECGVETLSQLRDVMTQLHAETDNLRMRLKDQRLSEKKQFAESSSDSDCQTDLRNTVRHLRQEAKGHRKVICLLKEQLQHSTSPGCATFDPELIVTMAREMERLREENEVVQRRAHTLEGKLHGQDRGQKKKMREKEGEMEKEVESGTGKKNENATKEQLRRERDEKETDTVTSEKKNKDDETNSSQSSSNKWTQHHHMARHAAYVKSRLPVPVRPTKHMKQDVYDELVSDRTKYPHPYPCHAAIPEAEEQKKLHCTSPAQSDSTSSTLSREKADMQHDGARSAELEAQLALMQQECEEKEDILCQRMKQWKELRAEIQEKDKLVLQYQQALQAAESTIAYLTACSLDSERGVGVSEKQSQSVQTESGGLGATLLECVSTAEAAIADLSIVKSDEGVEGTHALCDRLERLLQEVSALKEPQELQRTMQDQSQLSAELHKRLKAAEAQVSTKGDVAGIDVEHTTDANILQASSCHIGNSKSQANAREISMSNSNHDGLSEHGISVNSTLLSPQREGLANIKRHTMQPKASGTPVKMGNNIEELSIANEQLSECLRATEGAVEALITWCSSHHLADPFDSHPGSVNAFLWKQMDHLFHALQQRNTHVVDHAPSLDSQSKFAQVLCSLSPGRSKLNTSGVARLESIRKSQKRDMPSSPSPTPQDLHHNLLLLLQLFRERAQKACELEEQLSSMQENQHAAHTFTQRAPSTVGEEKVQDQGYETSGRSEQEASSTDADVVLDTTPSSPSYPSSPGLSLTPRPSDLSDPAADAALLRQQLAQLRSQVESQQKVIQHLQGLLQKSPLSVRERDRVQVEVEDKKEMTRELERERTLNRSASLPLRSQSASPSRIESLVQSQARELCELRQQIRVSGVLGAEQRRVLLDLRGALEDLVQATQQHQPVLGEHIQQSLDHSLELLELLQSGDTLHKEEGSDISLPHSECMLECASAQCLRSQLEREREQHQHQLNYLAQQNQRLAQNTRLQLDLVCSELQQKSRLIQSLQDQLRVKSPRSPQGSVSNGNITATHHHSPPGGYKGFPGAKLANGVASPDRGDSGGTEGKLWSLRRENSRLMEQLRCSEELNAMLRSELDLHKNIFTQNSQESRSSSQPEAARHDTAGGTISTELLAEHLQELRTLRLRLEETIRTNEKLREQLERRLLEAERDPGGTNIFIAGLEEQGQLASEVRKLWSHNHTLREQLNQDSRDKQKENERLREALARRTAKLERSRREHTRLQENVHRLQDELRQQKQHFTDSQQLLQSLRVELQLHDHIRNTNTTGTGEQRPGTAVDLSALLNEVRILREQLERSIRNHTININYLLHTDESGRPDLLHPPSHTEATHDVYESGSSVGSGSPPPSRLVPGHRVFAARKGQHVLGLTEDYTALRTHLTHAHTLIQQMEAHTRDCSMAQCMTLSASVSSMHQVLEEASRLLKLFWKVTLPTDARAPQDELLRNEISRLKSRLLQQESVLSGAVRRLHSTNQLKEGMERLIIDQLSMTHGILKKARGNLENHFFSVFGLSGLPREGRPTQYRVRGDQTGLTPPPGSPTGPDSDRDHSAQSSC; from the exons ATGCGGGACCCGTGTCGCGTGTGTGGTACATGCTTGCAGGGCAGCCAGTGCCGCTGGCTGTTCGGCGTGTGCGGGCGTAAGCGCTTGGCGGTGGCCTTGGCTGGCGCGCTCGGCGCGTGTGAGCTGCGGCGCGACGGACACAGCGAGTTCCTCTGCGGGAGGTGTGTGTTCCTCCTGGAACGAGTGGTCCAGTGTGACACAGCCGTCTCCCAGCTGCAGGAGTCTCATGCCGTGCAGGTACACGCGCTCCTGAACGAGCGAGACGATATCTGTCTACGGATACGCCGCAAGTACCTACGGTCTAACGGCCCCGATGAGGTCAAGCACAGGCCGCAGCAGCAGGGCCGAGAGGAGCAGGACGCACTCAAGCAGGACAGCAAATCTACGGGCAAGCGTAAACAAAAAGCCGCGCAGCAGCAAGCGAGGCTGACACGGCACAGCTCGTTTCATGATACCCAGCATGCATCCTTAAACCAGAGGCCCGCCCCTACAAGAGGATTACCCGGCCAGACGAGGGGAGCAGCTTTTCCGCCGCCCCGCCGCTCGTCCTCGCTGCTCTCACTCCGTTCCCTGGAACACCGACAGACACAGCCACTGCTGTGGCACGCCCCCGCGCGTCCCCACTCGCTGCACTCTGATTGGCCGCGGCTCATGAGGAGCATTCAGCACCGGCCGCTGCCTCGCATGCCGGGCAGCAGGATTCCTGTCCTGTCGCGAAGCGGAAGTCGGTCCGGACATGCCCACAGAGCCACACAGCCAATCACTGATCAGATgctgagagagatggaggagttgTTCAATGATGAATACACACCTCTTGTGGTAGAG GTTTGCGAGCTTAAGCAGTCAGAGGTCTGCCGCCTGGAATCAGTTGCTAAGAAACTCACTGAGGACCTGAATTCCATGAAGTGCAAGAATCAGGAACTGCAGACTGACAACCAG GAGTTGAGTGGAAAACTTGACGAGAAAGGAGGTGAGTTGGAGGCTGAAAAGAAGAATGCTGTTAAACGAGATAAAACCATCCAGGGCTTGAGCCTTGTCCtaaaagagaaggagaaagag ATAGAAGAGCTGTATCGGGAGCTTGAGGACCGAGATGCTGCACTGGTTAAAGCCAGAGAAGCCATTCACAAAGCTCAGCTCCAGAAGTACCAG GGTGCTGAGGAGCAGCAGTCACTGCTACTGGAGCGTCAGGCAGAGTTGTCCCGTCTGCAGGCAGAGCTGcacgcgagtgtgtgtgagtcccGGCGGCTGGAACGGAGTGTGTCTGGCCGAGACGCTGAAATCCAACGCCTCACGGATGAAATTcggcagctgcaggaggagcttgagcagctgcagcagcagaagcagcgtGCCGACAAAACCATTAAT GACCTACAGAATCAGCTGAAGAAACTCAAAGGGGAGTTACAaatgagagagagcgagaaagcgAGGGAGCAAAGCGAGGAGCTGGAAGAAAGCAGAcggagagaacacacacacgagagCACTGTCCAtcggctcacacacacacttacacacaaggAGCAGCAGCTTCAG GAGTACATGGATCTGATAAGGGACATGGAGCTGGACAGGACTGCCGCAGGAAGTGATGTCCTGGTGTGCAAGCTACGCGAGCGGCTGAAGGAAAAGGAAGAGTTGCTGGAG CGAGCTCAGGATGAGAAGTTTGCCGCTGTAGAGGACAAGGAGAATGAGCTTCATCAGCTTCAGCTGAGActgcgagagaaagagagagacctGGAGAGACTCAACAACCTTCTCGGACACAACCAAGAGACTATTAAT ggGCTGGATGCGTTGGTGAAAGAGCGTGACGTTGAACTGCAGCAGCACTTGAACTCTCTGAAGAATCTGCAGAGGAGCCAGCAGACCACAGAAGACAATCTGAACAGAGCACTGAGGGAAAGAGATGCCCTAATTCAGCAGCTACAAAACTCGATGCAGAGCAAAAGCAAAGAgctggag GAGTTGGCCGCCACACTGCTTAGCCAATCCCAACCTGAGGGCCGTGATCTGGCAGAGCGTCTGTCTGTCAGGCTAAGAGTGGCGGAGGTGTCTATAGAAGACGGTctgaaggagagggagaggctcCTGACTGAACACCAGAGCATTGTTAACACTCTGCTGAACACCATCAGCAGCAAGGAGCAGCTACTGCAg GAATCCACTGAGCAGCATGCTCGAGTTCTGCGGGAGCGTGAGGCAGAGCTGCAGGAGTTGCACAGACAGCTCACACATGCTCAGCAACAActcaataacacacatgcacatacggCAACAGCAAAACAGGAAGGGCATCTAATAGCCGCTCAACTCCGGACACAGCTGGCTGAAAAGGAGGATATCATCAAT aagctTCTGGAACAGGGGCAGGAGAGGGATCGCTACCTGTTTGAGCTCAAGTCTGAAACTACGCATCCCCAGGTACTTGAGCTTCGGCAGACTATAGAACTGCTTCAGCAACAGTTGGAGGAGAGAGAAG aATTTAGTGAGAAAGTGGTGGATGACCAGGAAAAAGGGGCAAAGAAGTCTATTGCTCTGCTGAAGAAACAGTTGGTTCAAAAAACTGAGGCTCTGAACAAAGCAttgaggagggaggaggagcttCAG agtTTGGTTTCGAAACTGGAAGAGCGATTGGGAGACCAGACGGCCAACATAGAGACACTCGCACACACCATCAGCAGCAAGGGGGAGATCATTAGT CCGCTCCAGAGAGCAGAGTGCAGGAGTCCTGGTCCCCCTCAGAGACAGAGTACCAGTGTGGGCGGAGACAGCCAAAAGGAG GTACTTCCTCCCTCATCTGCACTGCATATTGAATGGGAGGGGTTAAACCGTGCCCTGAGGATGGAGCAGCAACTGTACTCCAACCTTGTGCGTGCTGTCAAACAACAGGACAG CATTGCTCTGCTCCAGGCACTTCAGTTGGAGTTGACAGCCGTACAGCTTCTCCGCCAACAGCTGGAGGCAGGCATTCATGGCAATGAGCAGCTAAGAGAACAGCTAGAGACAGAGATGCAAAGAGCCAATCAGAAAGAAG GTGCAGAGCTACAGAGTTTGCGGGTGGCTCTGGAGGAAGCTCGGCGCTGGAACACATCTCTTCAAGCTCGGCTTGGTCAGATTCAGAGCCGCGGGGGTGGCGTTGGACAGTCTAGTGACACTg CGGACTCTTACATGATTGCTGATCAGACATCTTACATGAGCATCTGCTTGGGAGAGGAACCAAAGGCAGAATTAGATGAGCTGTCTGTATCCCAGCTCAGACTGAAG gTGGCTGAGCTACAGGCCTTAAATGCAGAACTTCAGAAAAAAGCAGGGCTTACCACCAAGTTCTCTTCTCATAGCCAG CACCTATCAAGTTCTGAGATGCTACACACAAATGGAGAGAGGATGACTGATATTTCAACACAAACAGAG tttaTAGATACCTCACAGACATCTGAGGAGGGTGATGTTGGGGTTCTACATGGGCCACGGGATCAGGACCGGGTCATTTTGAGATCACTGCTCTCGGAGTGTGGAGTGGAGACCCTTTCTCAGCTCAG AGATGTGATGACTCAGCTGCATGCAGAGACTGACAATTTACGGATGCGTCTAAAGGATCAGCGATTGTCAGAGAAGAAGCAATTTGCTGAGAGTTCCAGTGACAGCGACTGCCAGACTGACCTCAGAAACACAGTTCGGCATCTGCGACAGGAGGCCAAGGGTCACAGAAAGGTCATATGTCTGCTGAAGGAACagctacagcacagcacatcaccAGGGTGCGCAACCTTTGACCCAGAGCTTATAGTTACCATGGCACGGGAGATGGAAAGACTGAGGGAAGAAAACGAAGTTGTCCAGAGACGAGCGCATACCTTGGAAGGCAAACTACATGGACAAGACCGAGGACAGAAGAAAAAGATGAGGGAGAAAGAAGGGGAGATGGAGAAAGAGGTGGAGAGTGGAACTGGGAAGAAGAATGAAAATGCAACAAAGGAACAGTTGAGAAGAGAGAGGGATGAAAAGGAGACAGATACTGTTACCAGtgagaaaaagaacaaagacgATGAGACCAACTCCTCACAGAGCAGTTCCAACAAATGGACACAGCACCACCATATGGCCAGACATGCA GCTTATGTAAAGTCCAGACTTCCTGTGCCTGTTAGGCCTACCAAGCACATGAAACAGGATGTGTACGATGAGTTGGTGAGTGACAGGACGAAATATCCCCATCCCTACCCCTGTCACGCGGCCATACCCGAGGCTGAGGAGCAGAAGAAGCTACACTGCACTAGCCCCGCCCAGTCAGACAGTACCAGCAGCACTCTCTCCAGAGAGAAAGCTGACATGCAGCATGATGGGGCTCGATCAGCAGAACTGGAAGCCCAGCTGGCGCTAATGCAGCAGGAGTGTGAGGAGAAGGAGGACATTCTTTGTCAGAGGATGAAACAGTGGAAGGAGCTGCGGGCAGAGATTCAAGAGAAGGACAAGCTCGTTCTTCAGTACCAGCAGGCCCTGCAAGCAGCCGAATCCACAATCGCTTACCTGACGGCATGCAGTCTGGATTCAGAGAGGGGTGTAGGTGTCTCTGAGAAGCAGAGCCAGAGTGTTCAGACAGAGTCAGGGGGGCTCGGGGCCACGCTTTTGGAATGTGTGAGTACAGCTGAAGCTGCCATTGCTGATCTGAGTATCGTTAAGTCTGATGAAGGAGTGGAGGGAACACATGCACTTTGTGACAGGCTTGAAAGGCTTCTACAGGAGGTAAGTGCCCTGAAGGAACCCCAAGAGCTTCAGAGGACAATGCAGGACCAGAGCCAGCTGAGCGCTGAGCTGCACAAGAGACTCAAGGCTGCAGAGGCCCAAGTCAGTACTAAAGGTGATGTGGCTGGAATTGATGTAGAACACACAACTGATGCTAATATCCTTCAGGCAAGCAGCTGCCATATCGGAAACTCCAAATCACAGGCCAATGCTAGAGAAATCAGTATGTCTAATTCCAACCATGACGGTCTGTCTGAACATGGCATCTCTGTGAATAGTACACTGCTGTCACCTCAAAGGGAAGGTCTTGCCAATATAAAGCGACATACTATGCAACCAAAAGCATCCGGCACTCCTGTGAAAATGGGCAACAATATTGAGGAGCTATCAATAGCCAACGAGCAACTGAGTGAGTGTTTGAGGGCAACAGAAGGTGCTGTAGAGGCGCTGATCACCTGGTGCTCCAGCCATCACCTTGCTGACCCTTTTGACTCACATCCAGGCtcagtaaatgcatttttatggaAGCAGATGGACCATCTCTTCCATGCTCTGCAGCAAAGAAACACGCATGTTGTTGACCACGCCCCCTCACTCGACAGTCAGTCCAAATTTGCCCAGGTACTGTGTAGCCTATCCCCTGGTAGATCAAAATTGAACACATCTGGAGTAGCCAGACTGGAATCTATTCGGAAGAGTCAGAAGAGAGACATGCCTTCTTCTCCAAGCCCTACCCCTCAGGACCTCCACCACaacctgcttctgctgctgcagctgttcCGTGAGCGTGCTCAGAAAGCGTGCGAGTTGGAGGAGCAGCTCAGTTCCATGCAGGAGAATCAACATGCTGCTCACACATTCACCCAGAGGG CTCCCTCCACAGTTGGGGAGGAGAAGGTTCAGGACCAGGGCTATGAGACCAGTGGTCGCAGTGAGCAGGAGGCCAGCAGCACAG ATGCAGATGTTGTGTTGGACACCACACCCTCCAGCCCTTCCTATCCCAGTTCTCCTGGTCTCAGCCTGACTCCACGGCCTTCTGACCTCAGTGACCCTGCCGCTGATGCTGCTCTGCTTAGGCAGCAGCTTGCACAGCTCAGGAGTCAAGTTGAGAGCCAGCAGAAGGTCATCCAGCACCTCCAAGGGCTTCTGCAGAAGTCACCGCTTTCTGTGAGAGAGCGAGATAGAGTCCAGGTAGAGGTGGAGGATAAGAAAGAGATGACCAgagagctggagagagagagaacactcAACAGGAGTGCTAGCCTGCCACTCCGCAGCCAATCAGCTTCACCCTCCAG GATTGAGTCTCTGGTACAGTCTCAGGCTCGTGAATTGTGTGAGTTGAGGCAGCAGATCCGTGTGAGCGGGGTTCTGGGAGCAGAGCAGAGGCGAGTGCTGCTGGATCTCAGAGGGGCCCTGGAGGATTTGGTGCAAGCTACCCAGCAGCATCAGCCTGTCCTGGGCGAGCACATTCAGCAAAGCCTGGACCACAGTTTagagctgctggagctgctacAGTCAG GCGATACACTGCATAAAGAAGAGGGGTCCGACATATCCTTACCTCACAG TGAGTGCATGTTAGAGTGTGCGAGTGCACAGTGCCTGCGCTCTCAGCTGGAAAGGGAAAGGGAGCAGCATCAGCACCAACTCAATTATCTGGCACAGCAGAACCAGAGGTTGGCCCAAAACACACGACTTCAGCTTGACCT TGTGTGCTCTGAGCTGCAGCAGAAGTCCCGTCTCATTCAGTCCCTGCAGGACCAGCTCAGAGTGAAATCTCCCAGAAGCCCACAGGGCTCAGTGTCCAATGGCAACATAACAGCAACCCATCACCACAGCCCCCCCGGTGGCTATAAAGGCTTTCCAG GCGCGAAGCTGGCTAATGGCGTAGCATCTCCAGACAGAGGGGATTCTGGAGGAACAGAGGGGAAACTTTGGTCCCTGCGCCGGGAGAACAGCCGACTTATGGAGCAGCTGAGGTGCAGTGAGGAGCTCAATGCCATGCTACGCAGTGAACTGGACCTTCACAAGAACATCTTCACTCAGAATTCACAAGAATCCAGGTCCAGCTCACAACCTGAGGCAGCACGACATGACACGGCTGGTGGAACCATCAGCACAG AACTTTTAGCGGAGCATCTGCAGGAGCTCAGAACACTCCGTCTGCGCCTGGAGGAAACAATACGAACGAATGAGAAACTGAGAGAGCAGCTAGAGAGAAGACTGCTGGAGGCAGAGAGAGATCCAG GGGGTACGAATATCTTCATCGCTGGTCTGGAGGAGCAGGGTCAACTGGCCAGTGAGGTCCGCAAGCTGTGGTCTCACAACCACACGCTCAGAGAGCAGCTGAACCAGGACAGCAGAG ATAAGCAAAAGGAGAACGAGCGTCTTCGTGAGGCTCTGGCCAGAAGAACGGCAAAACTGGAGCGCAGTCGCAGAGAACACACTCGCCTTCAGGAAAACGTgcacag GTTGCAAGATGAACTGAGGCAACAGAAGCAGCATTTCACTGACAGTCAGCAGCTTCTCCAGTCTCTCAGAGTTGAACTTCAGTTACATGATCATATCAGGAACACCAATACCACAG gCACAGGAGAGCAGAGACCTGGTACTGCTGTAGATTTATCAGCACTGCTCAACGAGGTCAGGATCCTCAGAGAACAGCTAGAGAGAAGCATCCGAAACCACACTATCAACATCAACTACCTTTTGCACACAG ATGAGAGTGGGAGACCTGATTTACTGCATCCACCATCCCACACAGAAGCCACTCATGATGTATATG AGAGTGGAAGCTCAGTTGGCAGTGGCTCTCCACCCCCATCTCGACTGGTTCCTGGCCATCGTGTATTTGCTGCACGGAAGGGTCAACACGTCCTTGGCCTTACTGAAGACTACACTGCCCTGCGCACAcacctcacacatgcacacacactcattcaacAAATGGAGGCACACACAAGGGACTGCAGCATG GCCCAGTGTATGACACTCTCTGCCAGTGTGAGTAGTATGCATCAAGTGTTGGAGGAGGCAAGTAGACTCCTCAAACTCTTCTGGAAAGTCACCCTCCCTACTGATGCACGTGCCCCTCag GATGAGCTGTTGAGGAATGAAATCTCCCGTCTGAAGAGCCGGCTGCTGCAGCAGGAGTCAGTGCTGAGTGGAGCGGTCAGGCGGCTTCACTCCACCAACCAGCTCAAAGAGGGCATGGAGAGGCTCATCATCGATCAGt TGTCGATGACCCATGGGATTCTGAAGAAAGCTAGAGGGAACTTGGAG AATCATTTTTTTAGCGTTTTTGGCCTGAGCGGCCTGCCAAGAGAAg GACGTCCCACACAGTACAGAGTGAGGGGTGATCAGACGGGCCTCACCCCCCCACCGGGCTCTCCTACGGGGCCGGACTCTGACCGTGACCATTCTGCCCAGTCCAGCTGTTAG